The nucleotide window GGAAGCGCTGGCGTCGTCCACCTTCAGCGGACATTCCGGTAACTTTGCAGCGATGTCCATGACCGAGGCAGTCGCCGCCTACCGACGCTGTGGCCTGAAGGAGAATTGATGCCCTTAAGGATCGGATATTGATTGACCTCAATTTCGAACGACTGGATACTTGCTCGAGCAAAGCAGATCAAGGCAGCAGATATGAGTGAATTCCGGCCCACGCTCGAGACCAAGCGCAAATTCTCGTTAAATTGGGGCTACCTCGGGGCCATCGCCAGCGGACGCTCGGCGATCGACCTCGGCGCGCTTGCCCTGCGCAACCTGCACGATGCGCGTGAATTCGTGCGCGAATACGGCTACGACCTGGACCAGCCGGCCGCCCGCGACATCATCCGCAATGGCCACCGCGAGGCCGTCGATTTCATCATCGGCACGTTCCTGCAGCCGGGCCAGGAAAACCTCATTCCGCGCGAAGTGCTGGAGCCCGGTGATCCGGTCCAGCTGCTGGTCTACGCGTCCCACCAGGCGCAGCAACATAGCGAGCAGCGCATGTGGTCCTGTGCCATCCTCAAAGTGATGCATGCGATTTTCTACATCGACAACAACCTGGAGCTGAGGCACTTCAATACGATCCGCGACCAGGTGTTCGCCACGCTCGACGAGGTCATCCACGAAGACGACGAGGGGCAATTTTTCCTGTCCAACGGCGAGCTGTGCCTACCCCTGCACCACCACGAACGCAAGCGCAACAAGGGGCGCAACAGCATCCTGCTCAAGCTGCTGCAAAAGGCGGCTTATCTCGCGCAGGACATTTACGACCACCTGGGCGTGCGCCTCGTCTTCGGCACCCGCTTCGAATGCCTGCTGGCGCTGGAGACGCTGCAGCGCGCGCACATCCTGTCCATTACCAATATCGAACCCAATCGCACCCGCAATACCTTGCTCGACCTGGAAGCGGCCAAGGAAATCTTCGTGAAATACCGCTGCATGCTGGAGCGCAGCCACGAGTATCCGGCCGAGCTGCTGCAAAAGATGGACGCGGAGCTCCTGGCCGTCGCCAAGCGCCAGACGCGCGCCGACAATCCCCACAGCGGCGCCGATTTCAGCAGCATCCAGGTCACGGTGCGCAAGATGATCCATCTGCAGGCCGGGCAAGGCTATCCTGAAACGGCGGGCCAGGATTATGACGTCGGCTTTTTCTTCGACTATGAACTGCAGT belongs to Pseudoduganella albidiflava and includes:
- a CDS encoding TIGR04552 family protein, which produces MSEFRPTLETKRKFSLNWGYLGAIASGRSAIDLGALALRNLHDAREFVREYGYDLDQPAARDIIRNGHREAVDFIIGTFLQPGQENLIPREVLEPGDPVQLLVYASHQAQQHSEQRMWSCAILKVMHAIFYIDNNLELRHFNTIRDQVFATLDEVIHEDDEGQFFLSNGELCLPLHHHERKRNKGRNSILLKLLQKAAYLAQDIYDHLGVRLVFGTRFECLLALETLQRAHILSITNIEPNRTRNTLLDLEAAKEIFVKYRCMLERSHEYPAELLQKMDAELLAVAKRQTRADNPHSGADFSSIQVTVRKMIHLQAGQGYPETAGQDYDVGFFFDYELQLMDKESHQRSMTGPSSHDAYKRRQVETARLRVLGRDLSDWIAAHSSPVSDQMPEPLAALSSAA